The proteins below come from a single candidate division WOR-3 bacterium genomic window:
- a CDS encoding cupin domain-containing protein, which produces MMITKVDDVKEREVVKGIRGRFVHSDNMTVAHWDIDAGAVMPDHAHPHEQIVNVIEGEFDFTVEGKVYVAKPGFIAIVPPNIRHGGKAKTPVRILDVFYPVREDYRE; this is translated from the coding sequence ATGATGATAACGAAGGTTGATGATGTAAAAGAGAGGGAAGTTGTTAAAGGTATCCGGGGTCGTTTCGTGCACAGTGACAACATGACAGTTGCCCACTGGGATATCGATGCCGGTGCCGTCATGCCCGATCATGCGCATCCTCATGAACAAATAGTAAACGTGATAGAGGGTGAATTTGATTTTACAGTAGAAGGAAAGGTCTACGTAGCAAAACCGGGTTTCATCGCCATCGTGCCGCCGAACATAAGACATGGCGGCAAAGCGAAAACCCCGGTCCGCATTCTTGACGTGTTCTATCCGGTCAGGGAGGACTACCGCGAATAA
- a CDS encoding Vms1/Ankzf1 family peptidyl-tRNA hydrolase: MIYETSEITEGLLRELSLLSATERTVLSVYIEMEHGWERARRFISQESKRIVPLLSPEEKEYFETSLSFLDDVLKEKKKDGFKGPGIAFFADLGSDYLKTVELNMPTEPLLAVDKEAIIHPLALQYDEYERIGVIMIDAHCVRILLVAGLIIDDMDRFCKKIHHLSKVGGWSQMRYQRRRLKQVQHFARDVVDKAEAVFGEANVRRILIAGRDRMITALEGELSQKLKSKVIATVRWDLNAADSDFLHKVRPIMEETERNEEKELLAKMIGELRRGALGIAGVEETRSALVKGQVDTLVISGTINAKIVEELTSLAKRTGAAVEFVPGDNKILLSIGGVGALLRYKL, from the coding sequence GTGATCTACGAAACCAGTGAAATAACTGAAGGGCTTCTCAGAGAGCTTTCTTTGTTATCCGCGACCGAACGTACTGTATTATCTGTGTATATTGAAATGGAACACGGTTGGGAAAGAGCACGCCGTTTTATCAGTCAGGAATCAAAAAGGATCGTTCCTTTGTTATCACCGGAGGAGAAGGAATATTTTGAAACGTCGCTTTCATTCCTTGATGATGTACTCAAGGAAAAGAAAAAAGATGGTTTCAAAGGACCGGGTATCGCGTTCTTTGCTGACCTGGGTTCTGATTACCTTAAGACCGTGGAGTTGAATATGCCTACTGAACCTCTGTTGGCTGTGGACAAAGAAGCGATTATTCACCCTCTTGCCTTGCAGTATGATGAATACGAGCGCATCGGTGTCATCATGATCGATGCGCATTGCGTCCGGATATTACTGGTTGCCGGGCTGATCATCGATGATATGGACAGATTCTGCAAGAAGATCCATCATTTATCCAAGGTCGGTGGCTGGTCACAGATGCGCTACCAGCGGCGCCGTCTAAAACAGGTGCAGCATTTCGCTAGAGATGTTGTCGACAAGGCAGAGGCAGTGTTCGGTGAGGCAAATGTCCGGCGTATTCTGATCGCCGGCCGTGACCGCATGATCACTGCTCTTGAGGGAGAATTGAGCCAGAAATTGAAGAGCAAGGTGATTGCCACGGTTCGGTGGGACCTCAATGCTGCTGACAGTGATTTTCTGCATAAGGTCAGACCAATAATGGAAGAAACCGAACGCAATGAGGAAAAAGAACTACTTGCGAAAATGATCGGTGAATTGCGGCGCGGGGCTCTAGGCATTGCCGGTGTTGAAGAGACCCGCAGTGCGTTGGTCAAGGGTCAGGTGGATACCCTCGTGATATCTGGGACGATCAACGCCAAGATTGTTGAGGAGCTAACAAGCCTGGCGAAAAGGACCGGGGCAGCGGTTGAGTTCGTCCCGGGTGACAACAAAATACTATTGAGTATTGGCGGAGTGGGAGCGTTGTTAAGATACAAATTGTAG
- a CDS encoding M48 family metallopeptidase → MSSKRTHPLIDEERQKIARRYRSDNLRLSIGSLIVSVLFIAVILLFDLSKGFVSFLSIYVSARVLLIASYFSALYVVFSFLTMPFAYVEGYVIEHKYGFSKQNRRAWFIDWLKSFLVTYVIGLLVFEVIYLLIPSAPSLWWLWLSLIMVGFSVILANIFPVLILPLFYKSSPVEDGDLKEQIAELGRRTGIEVKGIFSIDLSSKTTKANAAVVGLGNTKRILIGDTLLSEYENGEILSAVAHEMIHYREHHMWWLILWQSMITVLTFYLFFRIQTFVYAWFGFEHASEIAAFPVFAIIFSLISYVFRPFGAFLSRYYERRADSGALNLTGDSASFVALIAKFCNEQLSIAFPNRIVEWYKYSHPSPGKRIAFAEKWEKR, encoded by the coding sequence ATGTCATCGAAGCGTACGCATCCATTGATCGATGAAGAGCGTCAGAAGATTGCCCGGCGCTATCGCAGTGACAATCTGAGATTGAGTATCGGGTCGTTGATCGTCAGTGTATTATTTATCGCCGTCATATTGTTGTTCGACCTTTCAAAAGGTTTCGTGAGTTTCTTGTCTATCTATGTGAGTGCGAGGGTGCTACTCATCGCCTCATATTTCTCTGCCTTGTATGTCGTTTTTTCTTTTCTGACCATGCCCTTTGCATATGTCGAGGGGTATGTGATCGAGCATAAGTACGGGTTTTCTAAGCAGAACCGGCGGGCTTGGTTCATCGATTGGTTGAAGTCATTTCTTGTTACATATGTTATCGGGTTGCTGGTGTTCGAGGTCATCTATCTTTTGATACCCTCTGCTCCGAGCTTATGGTGGTTGTGGTTGTCGTTGATAATGGTTGGATTCAGCGTTATCCTTGCGAATATCTTTCCAGTTTTGATCCTTCCGTTGTTCTACAAATCATCGCCAGTTGAAGATGGTGATCTAAAAGAACAAATAGCCGAACTGGGTAGACGCACGGGTATTGAGGTCAAAGGCATTTTTAGCATAGACCTGAGCAGCAAGACGACCAAGGCAAACGCGGCGGTAGTCGGGCTCGGTAACACAAAACGCATCCTCATCGGCGACACCCTTTTATCCGAATATGAAAACGGTGAGATATTGTCGGCGGTTGCGCATGAGATGATACATTACCGTGAACACCATATGTGGTGGTTGATTCTGTGGCAGTCGATGATCACCGTGCTCACGTTCTATCTGTTCTTCAGGATTCAAACCTTCGTCTATGCGTGGTTTGGTTTTGAACATGCTTCGGAGATAGCTGCATTTCCCGTTTTCGCGATCATTTTTTCTTTGATATCATACGTTTTCAGACCCTTCGGCGCATTTCTTTCCAGATACTACGAACGCAGGGCAGATAGCGGTGCGCTGAACCTGACCGGTGATTCTGCATCATTTGTTGCGCTCATCGCAAAGTTCTGTAACGAACAATTGTCGATCGCGTTTCCGAACCGGATCGTTGAATGGTACAAATATTCACATCCGTCTCCGGGAAAGAGAATAGCGTTTGCCGAGAAATGGGAGAAGAGGTGA
- the larE gene encoding ATP-dependent sacrificial sulfur transferase LarE has protein sequence MKLKTILRKYPGVVVAFSGGVDSTFLLSVAKEVLGDRVIAATVVSPLQPKVETTDASRIARSLKVRHVVCHINVLHKPVIRKNSPNRCYYCKTILMGKLKNLAEQKGYVTVEASNISDLSDHRPGLDAVKLLGIESPLLEAGLKKEEIRRAARRRRLPNWNKPSMACLASRIPYDELITAKKLQRIEKAEEYLRRLGFTQVRLRDHFPIARIEINAHEFKKLISHRQKIVRYLRRLDYKHVALDLDGYHTGSLNP, from the coding sequence ATCAAACTCAAAACAATTCTGAGAAAATACCCTGGTGTTGTTGTCGCTTTTTCCGGCGGCGTTGATTCGACTTTCTTGTTGAGCGTCGCCAAAGAAGTCCTGGGCGACAGGGTGATCGCGGCTACCGTTGTCTCACCGCTACAGCCAAAGGTCGAAACAACTGACGCCTCCCGCATTGCCCGAAGTCTGAAAGTCAGGCATGTCGTGTGCCACATCAATGTGCTGCATAAGCCAGTAATCAGAAAGAATTCCCCGAATCGCTGTTATTACTGTAAGACGATCTTGATGGGAAAGCTAAAGAACCTGGCAGAGCAAAAAGGCTACGTAACCGTCGAGGCATCCAATATATCAGACCTCAGCGACCACCGGCCAGGGCTGGATGCGGTGAAACTCCTGGGAATAGAATCACCCTTGTTAGAGGCTGGCCTCAAAAAAGAAGAGATCCGTCGGGCGGCACGCCGCCGCCGGCTGCCGAACTGGAACAAACCCAGTATGGCATGTCTCGCTTCCCGCATACCATATGACGAGTTGATAACCGCTAAGAAGCTTCAGCGTATTGAAAAAGCCGAAGAATACCTTAGACGCCTGGGATTCACCCAGGTGCGTTTGCGTGACCATTTTCCCATCGCCCGCATCGAAATCAACGCGCACGAATTCAAGAAACTGATCTCGCATCGACAAAAGATCGTGAGGTACCTGCGCAGGCTTGACTACAAGCATGTTGCCTTGGATCTCGATGGATACCATACAGGCAGCTTGAACCCCTGA
- the chrA gene encoding chromate efflux transporter codes for MARSLRELTRSIFKVGLFGFGGGLGMLALLRTECVKKKQFITDDDLSTAVAMGQMLPGPFVPNYCEYIGYHLFGIRGAVAAGAALILPSFILMTILSWFYLTYNTLPGITLVFKGIGAVITSIILWASYEMGRVLIKNVKGVVIFFFALALFLLKFDPILTVIISGILGIVFEHVRFTRHAMLAVPLLLFDFRKALELFGIFAKIGTVIFGGGYAAIPFIQNEVCTVRNWLTAKEFVDAVALGQMTPGPVAITATFVGFKVMGIPGAMIATLGIFLPSFLMLLIMVRIYQRVSANVYVRSFFNGIKSAVVAILLSTGVFFVILNWQQPVYAVFGIAALFLLVFIKFEPIFLILAGAVFSLIAR; via the coding sequence ATGGCAAGAAGCCTCCGAGAACTGACCAGGTCGATATTTAAAGTTGGCTTATTCGGCTTCGGTGGCGGCTTGGGCATGCTGGCCCTGCTGCGCACAGAATGCGTAAAGAAGAAACAATTCATCACCGATGATGATCTCTCCACGGCAGTGGCGATGGGACAGATGCTGCCAGGACCGTTTGTACCAAACTACTGCGAGTATATCGGATATCATCTGTTTGGAATACGCGGTGCAGTAGCAGCGGGTGCAGCACTGATACTACCATCATTTATACTAATGACCATCCTTTCCTGGTTCTACTTGACATATAATACCCTTCCCGGTATCACCCTTGTGTTCAAAGGCATCGGTGCAGTGATAACCTCGATCATCCTGTGGGCTTCTTACGAGATGGGCCGGGTACTGATAAAGAATGTCAAAGGAGTGGTGATATTCTTTTTTGCCCTAGCGCTCTTTCTTCTGAAATTCGATCCGATACTCACGGTTATCATCAGCGGCATTCTTGGTATCGTATTCGAACATGTTAGATTTACGCGCCACGCCATGTTGGCAGTGCCTCTGTTGCTCTTTGATTTCAGAAAAGCCCTGGAACTATTCGGCATCTTCGCAAAGATCGGCACCGTAATCTTCGGAGGTGGCTACGCAGCAATTCCCTTCATCCAGAATGAAGTCTGCACCGTGCGCAACTGGCTTACGGCAAAGGAATTCGTCGATGCCGTAGCATTAGGACAGATGACACCCGGTCCAGTGGCGATAACCGCGACCTTCGTCGGATTCAAAGTTATGGGAATACCCGGAGCAATGATCGCAACGCTGGGCATATTTCTGCCCTCATTTCTGATGTTGTTGATCATGGTTCGCATTTACCAAAGGGTATCGGCCAATGTCTACGTCAGATCTTTTTTCAACGGCATTAAATCAGCCGTTGTGGCCATCCTGCTATCAACCGGTGTTTTCTTTGTAATACTCAACTGGCAGCAACCAGTCTATGCTGTTTTCGGAATAGCTGCGTTGTTTCTACTCGTATTCATCAAATTCGAGCCGATATTCCTGATTCTTGCCGGCGCCGTATTCAGTCTGATCGCGCGATGA
- a CDS encoding GWxTD domain-containing protein: protein MAILILFALQQLDVNVYRFEDGYAEVWYQLPVSCLVDSQHLQTTADTFYDFYSYHFYIQNVDGSDSAYFEGKKAIISCGENGGEQIVDCFPLNLYSGRFQYTLHIIAVTGEMQGGGTIGIIPDTGYLSCSDVITGRSGHGVFVFHDIPFLPLIEAEFTDRDDLFSYLEIYGLVPDSLLYEAIYRIVDGEGAVVLEEKRRVLKYDYVQIDTHSVDLSQLVEGRYDYSIIIEDPSSQASVGRLASFSVKTVGGYADRDLYAEIQYLINANGYKDFQNLSETQKEIYLKEFWSRHDYMHFQKRIMEADQRFSVGRLLGRDSERGRLYILQGPPDEIETVPIATWSRPFEVWYYYGRNDYLFCDIKNDDNPRLIRVLKPGEIAQIIQTGFRDGTREEDWLSDIAPGTHNWYKDFESIE, encoded by the coding sequence GTGGCAATTTTGATTTTATTTGCGCTTCAGCAACTAGACGTGAACGTATATCGTTTTGAAGACGGTTACGCCGAAGTCTGGTATCAGTTGCCCGTGTCCTGTCTTGTTGATTCACAACATCTCCAGACGACCGCAGATACGTTCTACGATTTCTACTCATATCACTTCTATATCCAGAATGTGGATGGAAGTGATTCGGCATACTTTGAAGGTAAAAAGGCGATAATTTCATGCGGCGAGAATGGTGGTGAGCAGATCGTTGATTGTTTCCCGCTTAACCTGTATAGTGGCAGGTTTCAATATACGCTGCACATAATCGCGGTAACCGGCGAGATGCAGGGGGGTGGCACGATCGGGATCATACCGGATACGGGATATCTGTCCTGTAGTGATGTGATCACCGGCCGATCTGGTCATGGGGTTTTCGTTTTTCACGATATCCCGTTCCTGCCTTTGATAGAAGCCGAATTCACGGATCGTGATGACCTGTTTTCGTATCTGGAGATTTATGGTCTGGTGCCAGATAGTCTATTATATGAAGCAATTTACCGAATTGTTGATGGCGAAGGTGCAGTCGTACTCGAGGAGAAGAGGAGGGTTCTTAAATATGACTATGTTCAGATCGATACACACAGTGTGGATCTGTCTCAATTGGTGGAAGGTCGATACGATTACAGCATAATTATTGAAGACCCTTCGTCGCAAGCCAGTGTTGGACGCCTGGCTTCTTTTTCGGTGAAAACAGTAGGCGGTTACGCTGACCGTGATCTCTACGCAGAAATTCAGTACCTCATCAATGCCAACGGATATAAGGATTTCCAAAACTTGAGCGAAACCCAGAAGGAGATATATTTGAAGGAATTCTGGTCGCGGCATGACTATATGCATTTTCAGAAGCGGATCATGGAGGCCGATCAGAGATTCTCGGTGGGTAGATTGCTGGGGAGGGATTCGGAACGCGGCCGTTTGTATATTTTGCAGGGGCCACCGGACGAAATAGAAACCGTGCCTATTGCTACCTGGTCGCGGCCTTTTGAAGTATGGTATTATTATGGAAGAAATGATTATTTGTTCTGCGACATCAAAAATGACGACAATCCAAGGCTCATCAGGGTCCTCAAGCCTGGCGAGATAGCCCAGATAATTCAGACCGGGTTCAGGGATGGAACGCGCGAAGAGGATTGGCTTTCCGATATCGCGCCCGGGACGCATAATTGGTATAAGGATTTTGAGAGTATTGAATAA
- a CDS encoding YitT family protein: MKVVKLLYIIFGGAIFAFGYAAFLIPHRIVPGGVSGIAMILRFLYNTPVGIVAILLNIPLFIIALRVLGVSFGVKSLAAIIYTNLLIDLLVYSAGIKTPTDNVVLAALYGGILLGLGLGLIFRGDASTGGTDIIGQIFSRHTNLSVGMWIMIVDFAVITMAGITTRSIELALLGYLALFLSSKVIDLILEGIDYARAAFVVSTKPEKITDQIYEKMQRGVTILDGHSPYSREKRPVILCVITKKETPFFKSLIKKVDENAFVILTDVFEVLGKGFRSRV, translated from the coding sequence ATGAAAGTCGTAAAACTGCTGTATATCATATTCGGCGGAGCAATATTTGCCTTCGGCTACGCGGCCTTCTTGATACCACACAGAATAGTACCTGGAGGAGTAAGCGGCATTGCCATGATACTTCGCTTCCTGTACAACACACCGGTCGGGATAGTGGCAATACTATTGAATATTCCCCTATTCATAATCGCTTTGCGCGTACTGGGTGTATCATTCGGGGTAAAGTCTCTCGCCGCGATCATATACACAAACCTCCTCATTGACCTTCTCGTGTACTCGGCAGGAATCAAAACGCCAACCGATAATGTAGTTCTTGCCGCGCTCTATGGAGGGATACTGCTCGGTTTGGGCTTGGGATTGATCTTCAGAGGTGACGCAAGCACCGGCGGCACTGATATCATTGGGCAGATCTTCAGTCGTCACACTAACTTGTCGGTCGGTATGTGGATAATGATCGTTGACTTCGCAGTCATCACTATGGCGGGTATCACCACCCGATCGATCGAACTTGCGCTCCTGGGTTATCTCGCCCTTTTTCTCTCTTCAAAAGTGATCGACCTCATCCTTGAAGGCATTGACTACGCACGTGCCGCGTTCGTCGTCAGCACAAAGCCCGAGAAGATAACCGATCAGATATACGAAAAAATGCAGCGCGGCGTTACGATTCTGGATGGCCATTCACCATACTCGCGTGAGAAACGACCCGTCATCCTGTGCGTCATAACGAAAAAAGAAACACCTTTTTTCAAATCATTGATCAAGAAAGTCGATGAAAATGCGTTTGTAATCCTCACGGATGTCTTCGAAGTGCTGGGCAAGGGTTTCAGGTCGCGCGTCTGA
- a CDS encoding sodium/proline symporter, whose product MDMVLLVFLLYLVGMVIAGIVTAKLASKSLDDFILGGKKMLTPVIALSEKGTDMSAWLLIGLPGQAFKMGIGAIWAGIGVWVGSLFNWLVIATPLRRLTGKYNALTIPDYFESRFSDNSHLLRITASILIVFFFTLYVSAQVVGAGKILGATFGIDRVVGMAIGLSIILFYTMMGGFIAESWTDFFQGIIMVVALMLMCIIGIVHSGGFSNIFSRIGSIDAKAVMLSAGESGTALYLGLILGGLAIGFGYAGQPHILMRYMALRSEKEVKKAMLIAMTWTTLAVAGAIFLGFLAIPYLRGEIADPEHVTLAFAAKILPSWLVGFVLAAATAAMMSTVDSQLLVTTSAITEDIYRKIINPKATQQYLVRLARIFTVVVAIVAFVLGLRAERLVYWLVLYAWGGLAASFGPPLILSLKWRGTTKFGVFAGMVVGAITIVVWYNVPALKNFLYELIPGFFFSLLATWLVSLWTKNRSPQIPTDSGP is encoded by the coding sequence ATGGACATGGTACTGCTTGTGTTTCTGCTCTATCTTGTCGGCATGGTGATAGCCGGTATCGTGACCGCGAAGCTAGCGTCAAAATCGCTGGATGATTTTATCTTGGGTGGTAAGAAGATGTTGACTCCGGTCATCGCACTATCTGAGAAAGGGACGGACATGTCAGCCTGGCTTCTGATCGGTCTGCCCGGCCAGGCTTTCAAGATGGGAATCGGTGCTATATGGGCCGGTATCGGGGTATGGGTTGGTAGTCTATTCAACTGGTTGGTAATTGCCACCCCGCTGCGTAGATTGACCGGCAAGTACAACGCACTTACAATACCAGACTATTTCGAATCGAGATTTTCAGACAATTCGCATCTGCTCAGGATTACCGCCTCAATTCTCATCGTATTTTTCTTTACATTATATGTCTCAGCACAGGTCGTTGGTGCTGGTAAGATACTGGGGGCAACCTTCGGTATCGATCGCGTTGTCGGCATGGCCATCGGCCTGAGCATTATTCTGTTCTACACCATGATGGGTGGTTTCATTGCCGAATCATGGACGGATTTTTTTCAGGGGATCATAATGGTGGTTGCTCTGATGCTGATGTGTATAATAGGCATCGTGCATTCTGGTGGATTCTCCAATATCTTCTCACGCATCGGGTCTATCGATGCCAAGGCAGTAATGCTCTCGGCAGGTGAGAGCGGTACTGCATTATATCTCGGATTGATCCTCGGCGGCCTGGCAATTGGGTTCGGTTACGCTGGCCAGCCTCATATTCTCATGCGCTATATGGCTTTGCGCAGCGAGAAGGAGGTCAAAAAGGCGATGCTCATTGCAATGACCTGGACAACACTTGCGGTCGCCGGCGCGATATTCCTGGGTTTTCTGGCTATCCCGTACCTGCGGGGTGAGATCGCCGATCCCGAGCATGTTACTCTAGCATTTGCCGCGAAGATACTGCCAAGCTGGCTTGTCGGATTTGTTCTGGCTGCAGCAACGGCCGCAATGATGTCGACGGTTGATTCTCAGTTGTTGGTCACGACTTCGGCCATAACCGAGGATATATATCGAAAGATCATCAATCCAAAAGCCACTCAGCAATACCTTGTGCGTCTGGCGCGGATCTTCACTGTAGTTGTTGCGATTGTTGCGTTCGTGCTCGGGCTACGGGCCGAGCGGCTTGTTTACTGGTTAGTGCTCTACGCCTGGGGGGGCCTGGCTGCGTCCTTTGGCCCGCCGTTGATACTGTCGCTAAAATGGCGCGGCACAACAAAATTCGGCGTTTTTGCCGGCATGGTGGTTGGTGCGATCACGATCGTGGTCTGGTACAATGTTCCGGCACTGAAGAACTTTCTTTATGAACTGATCCCGGGTTTCTTCTTTTCTCTTCTGGCTACATGGCTCGTGAGTCTTTGGACGAAAAATAGAAGTCCTCAGATCCCGACCGATTCGGGTCCGTGA
- a CDS encoding class I SAM-dependent rRNA methyltransferase encodes MHNVYLKKRHRGHPWIFSNEIRRGEEIQPGEIVKIYQGRTFLGRGFYNPHSLIGIRHFSTTDQEFDQQFLDGLIDKALAYRKTWSKENSFRMVHSESDGLPGLIIDKYESNFVIQINCYGMDKRRDMITKSLARMKPDFVYERSDAQLRKLEGLEPVQALHYGNLVNPVTIKQDDIPFLVDIEKGQKTGFFFDLKEIRNMVMERAKDKKVLDLFCYTGAFSLYSASGGARSATAVDSSRSAIELAMKNSENAGVAVTQFVCADVFDFLRRDEQLYDVIIVDPPSFTKSKKSLISARRGYGDINRQAMKHLAKDGILVTTSCSYHINEQDFQEILRKAAVDAGILMQITDRATQSLDHPILLNMPESNYLKCFFLRRIG; translated from the coding sequence ATGCACAACGTATATCTCAAGAAACGCCATCGTGGACACCCCTGGATTTTCTCAAATGAAATCAGGCGTGGGGAAGAAATCCAACCTGGCGAAATCGTGAAAATCTATCAAGGACGGACGTTCCTCGGCCGAGGATTCTACAATCCACACTCCCTGATCGGAATCAGACACTTCTCTACAACAGACCAGGAATTCGACCAGCAGTTTCTTGATGGCCTCATTGACAAAGCATTGGCGTATCGAAAAACCTGGAGCAAAGAAAATAGCTTCCGCATGGTCCACAGTGAGAGCGATGGGTTGCCAGGATTGATAATCGACAAATACGAGAGTAATTTCGTCATCCAGATAAATTGCTACGGCATGGACAAACGACGCGATATGATCACCAAATCGCTCGCTCGCATGAAGCCGGATTTTGTCTATGAAAGAAGCGATGCTCAACTCCGTAAGCTCGAAGGACTGGAACCTGTGCAGGCACTCCATTATGGGAACCTTGTAAATCCTGTTACCATCAAGCAGGATGATATTCCGTTTCTCGTTGATATCGAGAAAGGTCAGAAAACGGGTTTCTTTTTCGACCTGAAAGAAATAAGAAATATGGTGATGGAGAGAGCCAAAGACAAAAAAGTGCTTGATCTGTTTTGTTACACAGGTGCTTTCTCGCTATATTCTGCGTCCGGCGGCGCACGTTCAGCGACCGCAGTGGACTCATCCCGGTCGGCAATTGAACTGGCCATGAAGAACAGCGAGAATGCAGGGGTCGCAGTCACACAGTTCGTCTGTGCAGATGTGTTCGATTTTCTAAGACGTGATGAGCAGCTATATGACGTCATCATCGTGGATCCGCCATCATTCACAAAATCGAAGAAATCTCTAATTTCAGCACGCCGCGGCTATGGAGACATAAATCGCCAGGCAATGAAACACCTCGCCAAGGACGGCATCCTGGTTACAACCTCATGTTCGTATCATATAAACGAACAGGATTTCCAGGAAATACTGCGCAAGGCCGCGGTTGATGCCGGCATATTGATGCAGATAACTGACCGGGCAACACAGAGTCTTGACCACCCGATCTTACTCAACATGCCTGAAAGTAACTACTTGAAGTGCTTCTTTCTACGCCGTATTGGCTGA
- a CDS encoding Glu/Leu/Phe/Val dehydrogenase: MKEARNEAASVYENVCRQFNKAADLIDFDPQIRKILAKTQNEVIVNFPAIMDDGHIEIFTGYRVQHNNVLGPYKGGLRYHPAVDIDEVRALATWMTWKSAIVNIPFGGAKGGIQVDPSKYSRSELQRITRRFTFALGCNIGPEFDIPAPDVNTNAQIMAWILDTYLSTQPPHTRQANVHVVTGKPVESGGSLGRDKATGQGVVYTIEQWAEDRKFDLKGATYFVQGFGNVGSWTSLLMKPYGAKLVAVEDVCGAYEDPNGIDPDELNAYFKQNHTFDGFKNLKKIDHKKFLSTKADIFVPAALENQITAETAPLINVKVIAEGANGPTDPDGDEILQQKKIDLIPDILCNAGGVIVSYFEWLQNKRSEFWDLEEVDRKLRKLIVGGYDRVRTATKKHNTDWRTAAYVVALTRLEKVYKERGIFP; this comes from the coding sequence GTGAAAGAAGCACGTAACGAAGCGGCCAGTGTCTATGAAAATGTATGTAGGCAATTCAATAAGGCGGCTGACCTAATTGATTTTGATCCACAGATCCGCAAAATACTGGCCAAGACCCAGAATGAGGTGATCGTAAATTTCCCTGCCATAATGGATGACGGGCATATCGAGATATTCACTGGCTATCGCGTCCAGCACAATAATGTGCTCGGCCCGTACAAGGGAGGTTTACGATACCATCCGGCCGTTGATATTGACGAGGTAAGAGCACTCGCCACATGGATGACGTGGAAATCGGCAATTGTCAACATTCCCTTCGGCGGCGCCAAAGGCGGTATTCAGGTCGACCCTTCAAAATATTCACGGTCTGAGCTCCAGCGTATTACACGGCGATTCACCTTTGCACTGGGGTGCAACATCGGGCCGGAATTCGATATCCCTGCACCCGACGTTAACACTAATGCCCAGATCATGGCGTGGATACTCGACACGTATCTCTCGACCCAACCACCTCATACCCGCCAGGCGAATGTCCACGTTGTAACTGGAAAGCCCGTGGAATCCGGTGGCAGTTTGGGGCGTGATAAAGCTACAGGACAGGGTGTTGTTTATACCATCGAGCAATGGGCGGAAGATCGGAAATTCGATCTCAAGGGTGCAACCTATTTCGTACAGGGGTTTGGAAATGTGGGATCCTGGACAAGTTTACTGATGAAGCCCTACGGCGCCAAATTGGTTGCCGTCGAAGACGTATGTGGAGCGTACGAAGATCCTAACGGAATTGACCCCGACGAACTCAACGCGTATTTCAAGCAGAACCATACTTTTGATGGCTTCAAAAATCTTAAGAAAATCGATCATAAAAAATTCCTGAGCACGAAAGCCGACATATTTGTTCCGGCTGCTCTTGAGAATCAGATAACGGCCGAAACCGCTCCGTTGATCAACGTGAAGGTTATTGCAGAAGGCGCAAATGGACCAACCGATCCCGATGGCGACGAAATACTACAGCAGAAAAAAATTGACCTGATCCCCGACATCCTGTGCAACGCGGGTGGTGTTATCGTAAGTTATTTCGAATGGCTTCAGAACAAACGCAGTGAATTCTGGGATCTGGAAGAAGTCGACCGTAAACTGCGCAAGTTGATCGTCGGTGGTTATGACCGTGTCCGCACTGCGACCAAGAAACATAATACCGACTGGCGTACCGCTGCCTATGTCGTGGCTCTGACCAGATTAGAAAAGGTCTATAAAGAAAGGGGAATTTTCCCATAA